The Equus caballus isolate H_3958 breed thoroughbred chromosome 12, TB-T2T, whole genome shotgun sequence genome contains a region encoding:
- the OR4C200 gene encoding olfactory receptor family 4 subfamily C member 200 (The RefSeq protein has 1 substitution compared to this genomic sequence) translates to MMMNNSVTEFILAGLTQDSGKQKAIFGVFLILYLVTLLGNFLIVVTIKTCRTLGSPMYLFLFYLSFADACFSTTTAPRLIMDALSQKKTISFKGCMTQVFAVHFFGCTEVFVLILMAFDRYVAICKPLRYTTIMSRQICVVLVILAWVGACIHSSAQIFLILRLPFCGPNVIDHYFCDLQPLLKLACMDTYVINVLVVSNSGALCMMSFVILLMSYVVILYSLRNHSAEGRQKALSTCTSHLIVVVIFFGPCIFIYTRPPTTFSIDKMVALFYTIGTPLLNPLIYTLRNAEVKNAMKKLWCSKV, encoded by the coding sequence ATGATGATGAATAACAGTGTGACTGAATTCATTTTAGCTGGGTTGACACAGGATTCAGGAAAGCAGAAAGCAATATTTGGAGTCTTCTTGATTCTTTACCTCGTGACACTGTTGGGGAACTTTCTCATAGTAGTGACTATTAAAACATGCAGAACCCTTGGGAGCCCCATGTACCTCTTCCTTTTCTATCTGTCCTTTGCTGATGCTTGCTTCTCTACAACCACAGCTCCCAGATTGATTATGGATGCCCTTTCTCAGAAGAAGACCATTTCCTTCAAAGAGTGCATGACTCAGGTCTTTGCAGTCCACTTCTTTGGCTGTACAGAGGTTTTTGTGCTCATCCTCATGGCCTTTGATCGCTATGTAGCCATTTGTAAGCCCTTGAGATACACAACCATCATGAGCCGGCAAATCTGTGTCGTGTTGGTGATTCTGGCCTGGGTGGGAGCTTGTATCCACTCTTCAGCACAGATTTTCCTGATTTTGAGATTGCCCTTCTGTGGTCCTAATGTGATTGACCActatttctgtgacttgcagcCCTTATTGAAACTTGCCTGCATGGACACTTACGTGATAAATGTGTTAGTTGTTTCTAATAGTGGGGCCTTATGCATGATGAGTTTTGTAATTCTTCTTATGTCCTATGTTGTCATCTTGTACTCTCTGAGAAACCATAGTGCAGAAGGAAGGCAGAAAGCCCTTTCCACATGCACTTCTCACCTTATTGTGGTTGTCATATTTTTTGGTccgtgtatatttatatacacacgcCCACCAACCACATTTTCAATAGACAAGATGGTGGCTTTGTTTTATACAATTGGGACACCCTTGCTAAACCCACTGATCTATACACTTAGGaatgcagaagtgaaaaatgccatgaaaaaGTTATGGTGTAGCAAAGTATGA